One stretch of Siphonobacter curvatus DNA includes these proteins:
- a CDS encoding Lrp/AsnC family transcriptional regulator, producing the protein MELDTIDRQLLNLLQENALLTVRELAERVHLSITPVHDRIKKLENQGIIEKYVALINRKRIGRGMMVYCFITLDKQRQESFQEFNEAIRQLPEVLECSVVSGNFDYLLKVIVSDMEAYNTFYQSKLSVLHSVSHMSSSFVMEEVKSTTQIGL; encoded by the coding sequence ATGGAATTAGATACTATTGATCGCCAACTGCTCAATCTCTTGCAGGAAAATGCACTGCTCACGGTACGTGAACTGGCCGAGCGGGTACACCTCAGTATAACGCCCGTTCATGATCGAATCAAAAAACTTGAAAATCAGGGGATTATTGAAAAGTACGTAGCTCTCATCAACCGTAAACGCATTGGTCGTGGCATGATGGTGTACTGTTTTATTACGCTCGACAAACAACGCCAGGAAAGCTTTCAGGAGTTCAATGAAGCCATTCGACAACTCCCTGAGGTACTCGAATGCAGCGTCGTATCGGGCAACTTTGACTATTTACTAAAAGTGATTGTTTCCGATATGGAGGCCTACAATACATTTTACCAGAGCAAACTAAGTGTCTTGCACAGCGTTTCGCATATGAGCAGCTCCTTCGTCATGGAAGAGGTAAAAAGCACGACGCAAATCGGATTGTAA
- a CDS encoding TolC family protein codes for MYKKIALFASCFTFCFSLFAQTAPESLSLEDAITLALEKNYSIKVAKNQVRLAENDNTRAAAGMLPLITGLVQPNGLFNFSNQRFFDAVRPPLVQRGIFNRNVNANVQLTWTIFNGRSMQITKARLEELVRAGESQAQVTIEGTIAQVTNAYYSAVQQKQQARSLEDALTISRERRRLAKDRYDIGQGSKVEYLTAQVDFNADTAALIAQKLTYVNTKTQLNQLLARSLDVDFVPNDTLLLNRDLMYESLRDQTLRENPQLLLARNNSLIANLDVRNQKALLWPTVNVVGGYTYNLLRNGGSGFGVRSGYNANLTGGVQVAAVIFDGLNQRRRIQGAKITEEITNLQEADVKVQIEAALQQTYQNYRNNLNLLDLEALNVKTAEQNVSIALERYKIGVATPLELREAQRNFIAAQIRLIQAQLTAKTSEIELYRLSSNIMK; via the coding sequence ATGTATAAAAAAATAGCCCTCTTTGCTAGCTGTTTTACGTTTTGCTTTTCTCTTTTTGCTCAGACGGCTCCCGAATCTTTATCGCTGGAAGACGCCATCACGCTGGCGTTGGAAAAGAATTATTCGATCAAAGTCGCCAAGAATCAGGTACGGCTGGCCGAAAACGACAATACCCGGGCAGCGGCCGGTATGTTACCCCTTATTACGGGATTAGTACAGCCCAATGGACTGTTCAACTTTTCCAATCAGCGATTTTTTGACGCCGTACGACCACCCTTGGTTCAGCGGGGAATCTTTAACCGAAATGTAAATGCGAACGTCCAATTAACCTGGACTATTTTTAACGGGAGGAGTATGCAGATTACCAAAGCCCGGCTGGAAGAACTCGTGCGGGCGGGTGAATCGCAGGCTCAGGTGACCATCGAAGGGACCATCGCTCAGGTAACGAATGCCTATTACTCAGCCGTTCAGCAAAAACAACAGGCTCGTTCGCTGGAAGATGCCCTAACGATTTCGCGGGAACGGCGGCGACTGGCCAAAGATCGTTACGACATCGGGCAGGGATCTAAAGTGGAGTACCTCACCGCTCAGGTCGATTTCAATGCCGATACAGCAGCCCTGATTGCTCAGAAACTAACCTACGTCAATACGAAAACGCAGCTCAATCAATTACTAGCCCGTTCGCTGGATGTAGATTTTGTTCCGAATGATACGCTCTTGTTGAATCGTGATCTGATGTACGAATCCTTGCGGGATCAGACCTTACGGGAAAACCCTCAACTTTTGCTAGCCCGCAATAACAGCCTGATTGCCAACCTAGACGTTCGGAATCAGAAAGCTTTACTCTGGCCCACCGTCAACGTAGTGGGAGGTTATACGTACAACCTACTTCGCAACGGTGGCTCCGGTTTTGGGGTGCGAAGCGGCTATAATGCAAACCTTACGGGGGGCGTTCAGGTTGCTGCCGTCATTTTCGACGGATTGAATCAACGCCGACGCATTCAGGGAGCGAAGATTACCGAAGAAATTACGAATTTACAGGAAGCCGACGTGAAAGTTCAGATTGAAGCGGCTCTGCAACAGACCTACCAGAATTATCGCAATAACCTGAATCTGCTCGATCTGGAGGCTCTCAACGTCAAGACCGCCGAGCAGAACGTTAGTATTGCCTTGGAACGCTACAAGATTGGCGTGGCCACACCCTTGGAACTACGAGAAGCCCAACGAAATTTTATCGCCGCTCAAATCCGACTCATTCAGGCTCAGTTGACGGCCAAAACTTCCGAAATTGAATTGTACCGACTGAGTAGTAACATCATGAAATAA
- a CDS encoding glycoside hydrolase family 3 N-terminal domain-containing protein, with protein MKRLLPLGTALLVSLASYAQKPFTTGNQRWADSVFARLTVDEKIGQLMMPRANFTNQPYDQEKLKSWVRDYKVGGFVWFANQPYRQTSMINDLQALSTVPMMMGEDLEWGLTMRLDSTVRYPYALTLGAIRMNDDWFYRMGKQIGEQCRRAGIHINYAPVADVNNNPNNPVIGFRSFGENREEVLRKSQAYMRGMQDAGLITTAKHFPGHGDTDVDSHADLPIINHTRARLDSLELYPFKRLIERGLNGVMIAHLSIPALDPTPNQASTLSKPIVTDLLRKELGFEGLIFTDAMEMQGVAKHYPPGVAGVKALLAGNDVLETFTDVPVMFQAIKKALQSGEISQADLDDKVRRILRAKAWLGLDKYQPAPLARLSEDLNQPRAEALARKMAEGSITVLRNEAGTLPIKDLMHTKVAAISVGTPAQGPANPTAFQSMLMNYLPVDTFRVDTKTPEAQLTAIKEKLAGYDLVLVSLHSPFMRSANAWPEPNLKLAKNFTGLSNAAYLFFGNPYVLNQLPGMEQSKALVVTYQETAVMQELAAQLVGGGIGANGQLPVTVNPNFKFGDGLRVQPMGRFQYAMPEMVGIDSRILNAKLDSIVNQGLMAKAYPGASVLVAKDGAVIFKKVYGKPTYESSQLVREGDLYDLASVTKVSTSVLALMRMQDEGKFRPDMTLGELFPKWKNSNKANLKLIDILTHQAGLKAWIPFWQTALDSTSESGWKPRTFSTEQSRRYPIAVADHLFLHRRYRRELLRQIEESPVKPKQGYVYSDLSYYLYPQIVEKLTGEKWEDYLKNTFYRPMGATTLTYNPREHYPLDRIIPTEYDSLFRKELIQGRVHDEGATLMGGISGHAGLFGTANDLAKLYQMYLNGGVYGNQRFISEKTLHQWTSYPFPVEVNSRRGIGFDKPDRNRPGLSGPPSASPASFGHSGFTGTFVWVEPKEKMLYIFLSNRVYPTRNNSKIGQLNIRTQFGEMIYEAIRQSAVVGF; from the coding sequence ATGAAACGTTTGCTCCCTCTGGGTACCGCTCTTCTGGTATCGCTTGCCTCGTACGCTCAAAAACCTTTTACGACGGGTAATCAACGCTGGGCCGATTCGGTCTTTGCTCGTCTCACCGTCGATGAAAAAATTGGCCAGCTCATGATGCCCCGGGCCAATTTTACCAATCAGCCTTACGATCAGGAAAAACTCAAAAGCTGGGTACGCGACTACAAAGTCGGCGGTTTCGTCTGGTTCGCCAATCAGCCTTATCGACAAACGTCGATGATTAACGATTTACAGGCCCTCTCTACCGTACCCATGATGATGGGCGAGGATTTGGAATGGGGCCTAACCATGCGACTAGACAGTACCGTCCGTTATCCGTATGCACTGACGCTGGGGGCCATTCGGATGAACGACGACTGGTTTTACCGCATGGGTAAGCAAATTGGAGAACAGTGTCGCCGGGCGGGGATTCACATCAATTACGCTCCCGTAGCGGACGTGAATAACAATCCCAACAACCCCGTGATTGGTTTCCGCTCGTTTGGTGAAAACCGGGAGGAAGTCCTACGGAAATCGCAGGCGTATATGCGGGGAATGCAGGATGCGGGTCTGATTACGACGGCTAAGCATTTTCCTGGCCACGGCGATACGGACGTTGATTCACACGCGGATCTACCTATCATCAATCACACACGGGCTCGACTGGATTCGCTGGAACTGTATCCATTTAAGCGTCTGATTGAACGGGGGCTCAATGGCGTCATGATTGCTCACCTGAGTATTCCCGCTCTTGACCCTACGCCGAATCAGGCCTCGACGCTTTCCAAGCCCATCGTGACGGATTTGTTACGGAAAGAACTGGGTTTTGAAGGACTTATTTTTACCGATGCCATGGAAATGCAGGGCGTAGCCAAGCATTATCCGCCGGGTGTTGCGGGGGTAAAAGCTCTGTTAGCCGGAAATGATGTACTGGAGACCTTTACCGATGTACCGGTGATGTTTCAGGCGATAAAAAAAGCTTTACAGTCGGGCGAAATTTCTCAGGCAGATCTGGACGATAAAGTACGCCGGATTCTGCGGGCCAAAGCCTGGCTGGGTCTGGACAAATACCAACCGGCTCCGCTGGCCCGATTGAGCGAAGACTTGAACCAGCCCCGAGCGGAAGCTTTAGCCCGTAAGATGGCCGAAGGAAGCATTACCGTTCTGCGGAATGAAGCGGGTACTCTGCCCATTAAGGATTTAATGCATACCAAAGTGGCTGCCATCAGCGTCGGGACGCCCGCTCAGGGACCCGCCAATCCAACGGCTTTTCAGTCCATGCTGATGAATTATTTGCCCGTAGATACCTTCCGCGTCGATACGAAAACCCCGGAGGCTCAACTCACGGCAATCAAAGAAAAACTGGCCGGATACGATCTGGTACTGGTGTCGCTACACAGTCCGTTTATGCGATCGGCCAATGCCTGGCCCGAACCGAATCTGAAACTGGCCAAGAACTTTACAGGTCTGTCCAATGCCGCCTACCTGTTTTTCGGAAACCCTTATGTACTGAATCAATTGCCCGGAATGGAGCAATCCAAAGCCTTGGTGGTCACGTATCAGGAAACGGCAGTGATGCAGGAACTGGCTGCTCAGCTGGTGGGCGGAGGGATCGGAGCTAACGGTCAATTGCCCGTTACGGTAAATCCGAATTTCAAATTTGGCGATGGCTTACGCGTGCAGCCGATGGGTCGTTTTCAGTACGCAATGCCCGAAATGGTGGGCATCGACTCCCGTATTTTGAACGCCAAACTCGATTCCATTGTCAATCAGGGGCTGATGGCCAAAGCGTATCCCGGAGCTTCGGTATTGGTCGCCAAAGATGGAGCAGTGATCTTCAAGAAAGTTTACGGAAAACCGACCTACGAAAGTTCACAACTGGTGCGGGAAGGCGATTTATACGATTTGGCCTCGGTCACGAAAGTCAGCACCTCGGTACTGGCTCTGATGCGAATGCAGGATGAAGGTAAGTTTCGCCCGGATATGACGCTGGGTGAGCTGTTCCCTAAATGGAAAAATTCCAACAAAGCCAACCTGAAACTGATCGATATTTTAACCCATCAGGCGGGTCTGAAAGCCTGGATTCCTTTCTGGCAAACGGCTCTGGATTCTACCAGTGAAAGTGGCTGGAAACCGCGTACGTTCAGCACCGAGCAAAGTCGTCGCTATCCGATTGCGGTCGCTGACCACCTGTTCCTGCACCGCCGTTACCGCCGGGAGTTGTTACGACAAATTGAAGAATCGCCCGTTAAACCCAAACAGGGTTACGTGTACAGCGATTTGTCATACTATCTCTATCCGCAAATTGTGGAGAAGCTGACGGGTGAAAAATGGGAAGATTACCTGAAAAATACGTTTTATCGGCCGATGGGAGCGACGACGCTCACGTACAATCCACGGGAACACTACCCGCTTGACCGGATTATTCCCACGGAATATGATTCGCTGTTCCGGAAAGAACTCATTCAAGGTCGGGTACACGATGAAGGAGCTACGCTAATGGGGGGTATCTCAGGCCATGCGGGTTTATTCGGTACCGCCAATGACTTGGCTAAATTGTACCAGATGTACCTCAACGGTGGCGTATACGGCAATCAGCGATTCATCAGTGAAAAAACCTTACACCAATGGACCTCGTATCCTTTTCCGGTGGAAGTAAACAGTCGTCGGGGCATTGGTTTTGATAAGCCCGATCGCAATCGTCCCGGTTTGTCCGGGCCTCCATCGGCGAGTCCGGCAAGCTTTGGTCACTCAGGCTTTACCGGAACGTTCGTTTGGGTTGAACCGAAGGAAAAAATGCTGTACATCTTCCTTTCGAACCGCGTGTATCCCACCCGGAATAATTCGAAGATTGGCCAGCTGAACATTCGCACCCAATTTGGGGAGATGATTTACGAAGCCATCCGCCAATCTGCAGTCGTAGGATTTTAA
- a CDS encoding glutaminyl-peptide cyclotransferase: MNRLKSVLRKSILIFLGCSILTACNDAPKSSTEAKDSPSSAPVLHYAVVKTHPHDTNAFTEGLQMYNGKLYESTGSPKELPQTQSIVGEVDLSSGKIQTKVELDRDQYFGEGIVFLKDKLYQLTYLSKKGFIYDVRTFKPLGTFTFPSKEGWGLTTDGTHLIMSDGTQNLTYLDPTTFTVVKVLTVTDEQGAVINLNELEYVKGYLYANVYTTATVVKINPQTGQVMGKMDLSSLQQDARTKYPQALEMNGIAFDSTSGNWYVTGKLWSTIYEIKVTP, from the coding sequence ATGAATCGCTTGAAATCAGTCCTTCGAAAGTCCATTCTTATTTTCCTCGGTTGCAGTATACTGACGGCCTGCAATGATGCCCCAAAATCTTCTACTGAAGCAAAAGATAGTCCGTCATCTGCACCGGTTTTACATTATGCCGTCGTCAAAACGCATCCGCACGATACGAATGCGTTTACTGAAGGCTTACAGATGTACAACGGGAAACTGTATGAAAGTACGGGTTCGCCGAAAGAATTGCCCCAGACGCAGTCCATCGTTGGCGAAGTGGATTTATCCTCAGGAAAAATACAAACGAAGGTTGAGCTGGACCGCGATCAATACTTCGGGGAAGGAATTGTCTTCTTAAAAGACAAGCTCTATCAGTTGACCTACCTTTCAAAAAAGGGTTTTATCTACGATGTCCGGACGTTCAAACCACTGGGTACGTTTACTTTCCCCAGTAAAGAAGGTTGGGGGCTAACTACCGATGGTACGCACCTGATCATGAGCGATGGTACGCAAAACCTGACCTACCTGGACCCTACTACCTTCACGGTTGTAAAAGTACTAACGGTAACCGATGAACAGGGTGCCGTGATTAATCTAAACGAGCTGGAGTACGTCAAAGGCTACCTCTACGCGAATGTGTACACGACTGCTACGGTTGTGAAAATCAATCCGCAAACGGGTCAGGTAATGGGAAAAATGGACTTGAGCTCGTTGCAACAGGATGCAAGAACAAAATACCCCCAGGCCCTGGAAATGAATGGAATTGCTTTTGACTCTACCTCAGGAAACTGGTATGTGACGGGAAAACTTTGGTCAACTATTTACGAGATCAAGGTGACGCCTTAA
- a CDS encoding CsbD family protein, which translates to MNETTLKGNWNELKGKIKQAYGDLTDDDLVYEEGKEDELWGRLQQKTGKTKDEINKKIADL; encoded by the coding sequence ATGAACGAGACGACGCTTAAAGGAAACTGGAACGAACTGAAAGGTAAAATCAAACAAGCCTACGGAGACCTTACCGACGATGATCTGGTTTACGAAGAAGGTAAAGAAGACGAACTGTGGGGACGACTCCAGCAAAAAACGGGTAAGACGAAAGATGAGATCAACAAAAAAATTGCTGATCTGTAG
- a CDS encoding SDR family NAD(P)-dependent oxidoreductase has translation MAIVLITGATGGLGRSVTQQFLQGGHTVVAAVRDLQTMPTQEGLHPYTLDVSDEQACRQFVDNTVAEHGAIDVAVLLVGGFAMGTLLDTDYAAVEAQLKINFQSAYQVARPVFEQMSQQPNGGRIVLIGSRPALDPTAGQHVVAYALSKSLVNSLADLINAAGKKKNVVATVVAPSTIDTPSNRKDMPDADYKTWINPAELAEMIAFVSLGAGKTLREPILKAYGQA, from the coding sequence ATGGCAATTGTTTTAATTACCGGAGCGACGGGTGGCCTGGGCCGCAGCGTAACGCAGCAATTTCTTCAGGGGGGGCATACGGTGGTAGCGGCCGTACGCGATCTACAAACCATGCCCACGCAGGAAGGCTTGCATCCGTATACCCTAGATGTATCGGACGAACAGGCCTGTCGGCAGTTTGTCGACAACACCGTAGCAGAACACGGAGCCATCGATGTAGCGGTGCTATTAGTGGGTGGCTTTGCGATGGGTACGCTGCTTGATACGGATTACGCCGCCGTGGAAGCTCAGTTGAAGATTAACTTTCAGTCGGCCTATCAGGTAGCACGTCCTGTATTTGAGCAGATGAGTCAGCAGCCCAACGGTGGCCGCATTGTACTGATTGGTTCGCGTCCGGCTCTGGACCCTACGGCGGGGCAGCACGTGGTAGCGTATGCTCTTTCGAAATCTCTGGTGAACAGTCTGGCTGATTTGATCAACGCTGCAGGCAAGAAGAAAAATGTGGTTGCGACGGTTGTAGCCCCCAGTACCATCGATACGCCCAGCAATCGCAAAGACATGCCCGATGCAGATTATAAAACCTGGATCAATCCGGCTGAACTCGCGGAAATGATCGCCTTCGTGAGCCTGGGAGCGGGCAAGACCTTACGCGAACCGATACTAAAAGCGTACGGTCAGGCCTAA
- a CDS encoding porin family protein, producing MKSFVLLGCLSIINFSLLAQSQPASPSSRPVTKEMQEIYDRANAKPTTSIITTPIKTEPVRSKPEKASFDPTDDFRGRSYIGIKAGGNYTTLLNNNTDAQLNFAPGYHAGIVFNAALGNVVSFQPEILYNHNALKEKQFGDTYTFTSSSIDIPLLFRFSFGNQTQFFVNAGVMGSYVLKKTSERAGTKFKNDLSDWDFADRTNFSGVAGIGVAHNLPKGQIFLEARGHYLLGNLSEGFYKSDAPRDLHATLSLGYLIPF from the coding sequence ATGAAATCATTTGTTCTACTCGGATGTCTGAGTATCATAAATTTCTCCCTGCTGGCTCAGAGCCAACCCGCTAGCCCCTCTTCGCGACCAGTGACGAAGGAAATGCAGGAAATTTACGACCGGGCGAACGCCAAGCCTACGACTTCGATCATTACAACTCCCATCAAGACAGAACCCGTTCGCTCCAAACCCGAGAAAGCCAGTTTTGATCCTACCGATGATTTCCGGGGTCGCAGTTACATCGGGATCAAAGCGGGAGGAAATTATACGACACTGCTCAACAACAATACCGATGCCCAACTGAATTTTGCACCGGGCTACCACGCGGGTATCGTATTCAATGCTGCTTTGGGAAATGTAGTTTCGTTCCAACCGGAAATTCTCTATAACCATAATGCCTTGAAGGAGAAACAATTCGGTGATACCTACACGTTTACGTCTTCCAGTATCGATATTCCCTTATTGTTCCGCTTTTCGTTCGGTAATCAGACGCAGTTTTTTGTCAATGCCGGGGTAATGGGAAGTTATGTACTGAAAAAAACTTCTGAACGGGCAGGAACGAAGTTCAAAAATGACTTATCTGATTGGGATTTCGCCGACCGTACCAATTTCTCGGGCGTAGCGGGCATTGGCGTAGCCCATAACCTGCCGAAGGGACAGATTTTTCTGGAAGCCCGTGGTCACTACCTGTTAGGCAATCTTTCGGAAGGTTTTTACAAGTCGGATGCCCCCCGCGACTTGCACGCAACCTTGTCTCTGGGTTATCTGATTCCTTTTTAA
- a CDS encoding HAD family hydrolase yields the protein MDTFLTKPGLFRTFVFFSETKFPMIRTVIFDMDGVIVDTEPVHRYAFFKHFDELGLHITDEEYATFTGLSTRNVYQKLNEAYNLGEDIESFVLRKRAIFNDAFDEKEDLDLLDGVRTLIEDLHQHGFQLILASSAAKVTIARVFKRFGLDPYFSDKVSGEDFVRSKPDPAIFEHAASLSKAPKSECIIIEDSNNGVKAARAAGIYCIGYNSEHTALQDLSEANQVINHFSELNAEKIRAIVTE from the coding sequence ATGGATACTTTCCTAACAAAACCCGGCCTTTTCCGTACCTTCGTCTTTTTCAGTGAGACCAAGTTTCCCATGATACGAACCGTTATTTTTGATATGGACGGGGTGATTGTTGACACCGAACCCGTTCATCGTTACGCTTTTTTCAAGCATTTTGACGAATTAGGCTTGCACATTACCGACGAAGAATACGCCACCTTCACGGGTCTTTCTACCCGCAACGTCTACCAGAAACTCAATGAAGCCTATAATCTGGGGGAAGATATCGAATCATTCGTGCTGCGGAAGCGGGCTATTTTCAACGATGCGTTTGATGAAAAAGAAGATCTGGATTTGCTCGACGGCGTACGGACGCTGATTGAAGACCTGCACCAACACGGGTTTCAGCTCATCCTCGCTTCCTCGGCGGCTAAGGTGACGATTGCCCGGGTATTCAAACGTTTTGGTCTGGACCCGTACTTTTCGGACAAGGTGAGTGGCGAAGATTTCGTTCGATCGAAACCCGATCCGGCGATTTTTGAGCATGCGGCTTCTTTATCTAAAGCTCCGAAATCGGAGTGTATCATCATCGAAGACTCGAACAACGGCGTGAAAGCGGCTCGGGCGGCAGGGATTTACTGCATTGGCTACAACAGCGAGCATACAGCCCTGCAGGATTTGAGCGAAGCCAATCAGGTAATCAATCATTTTTCGGAGTTGAACGCCGAAAAAATCCGGGCGATTGTAACGGAATAG
- a CDS encoding glycerophosphodiester phosphodiesterase family protein translates to MKQLLSLVLVGLCVTGFAQKKLHKLAIPTVAKAQEFWHYTPQHRPFLSAHRGGTRPGFPENCLETFEHTLEHTYATFEIDPRLTKDSVIVLLHDATLNRTSNGTGKLRDYTWQEVQQFRLKDSEGKLTDFRIPTLDDAIEWARGKTVLILDYKDVPFDKTLEIIRKHQAEAFVMVTVHTAKDAQYYHQRNPDILFESFIHTEKALHEYEAAGIPWKQVMAYIGSQTIPEHPALIEELHQRGVMAMVAAGPVYDKEYKAGKTDVYQTILKAGADLIETDLPIQANQGMQPMIPKKSDKNAFFK, encoded by the coding sequence ATGAAACAGCTGCTTAGCCTCGTACTAGTGGGCCTGTGTGTTACGGGTTTCGCTCAGAAAAAATTGCACAAACTTGCTATTCCAACGGTAGCCAAAGCTCAGGAATTCTGGCATTACACGCCCCAACACCGGCCTTTTCTGAGTGCTCACCGGGGGGGAACCCGTCCCGGTTTTCCGGAAAACTGCCTGGAAACGTTTGAACATACGCTTGAACACACCTACGCTACTTTCGAGATTGATCCACGACTGACGAAAGACAGTGTAATCGTACTCCTGCACGATGCTACGCTGAACCGTACCAGCAACGGAACGGGTAAACTCCGGGATTATACCTGGCAGGAAGTGCAGCAATTTCGATTGAAAGATTCGGAAGGCAAGCTGACGGATTTTCGCATTCCTACGTTAGACGACGCCATTGAATGGGCTCGCGGTAAAACGGTACTGATTCTGGATTACAAGGACGTGCCTTTCGACAAAACGCTGGAAATCATTCGTAAACACCAAGCCGAGGCCTTCGTTATGGTAACGGTCCATACGGCCAAAGATGCTCAGTACTACCACCAGCGAAACCCGGATATTCTGTTCGAATCCTTTATCCACACGGAAAAGGCCCTGCACGAATACGAAGCCGCGGGTATTCCCTGGAAGCAGGTTATGGCGTACATCGGCTCCCAGACCATACCCGAACACCCGGCTCTGATTGAAGAGTTACACCAACGCGGGGTGATGGCGATGGTTGCCGCTGGTCCAGTATACGACAAAGAATACAAAGCTGGGAAAACAGACGTGTATCAGACGATTCTAAAAGCCGGAGCCGACCTGATCGAAACCGATTTGCCGATCCAGGCGAATCAGGGTATGCAGCCGATGATTCCGAAGAAGAGTGATAAGAATGCATTTTTTAAGTAA